One genomic segment of Paenibacillus xylanexedens includes these proteins:
- a CDS encoding serine hydrolase domain-containing protein → MRKEDMTALHNYVDEAIDRALSEKRIVGTVIQVALGGELVYSRAAGFADREQKRTMSENALFRLASVTKPIVSTAALALISQGKLSLHDPVTRWLPAFRPKLANGQDALISVHQLMTHTAGLTYRFFQEDQGTYELAGVSDGMDWSEISLEENLQRLASATLLYEPGNMWRYSIATDVLGAVIKKVTGMSLREAVQTLVTHPLHMTDTDFVAVDLDRLTAAYANGSEEPRLLHQELEQIPFIEGTAGFRLSPNRANRTSAYLSGGAGMVGSTGDFLTLLEALRQGGQPLLTEAVAAEMSTNQIGDLVMPYWPGRGFGLGFTVLKDPVAAGTPESPGTWRMGGTYGHSWFVDPKEELSVAAFTNTALEGMSGQYTTDICGAIYAGIREGKEAARI, encoded by the coding sequence ATGAGAAAAGAAGACATGACGGCATTGCATAATTATGTGGATGAAGCCATTGACCGCGCTCTAAGCGAAAAAAGAATCGTAGGAACAGTTATACAGGTTGCATTAGGAGGGGAACTGGTATATAGCCGGGCTGCTGGTTTCGCAGACAGGGAGCAAAAACGTACCATGTCGGAAAACGCTCTGTTTCGACTTGCTTCCGTAACCAAACCTATTGTCTCGACAGCAGCTCTGGCATTAATCTCACAAGGAAAGCTGAGTCTGCATGATCCGGTGACACGCTGGCTTCCTGCATTCCGGCCCAAACTTGCCAATGGTCAGGACGCTTTAATATCAGTACATCAGTTGATGACGCACACCGCAGGCTTAACATACCGTTTCTTCCAAGAAGATCAGGGAACCTATGAGCTTGCAGGAGTATCGGACGGAATGGATTGGTCTGAAATTAGTCTGGAGGAGAATCTGCAGAGACTGGCCTCTGCTACTCTTTTGTATGAGCCAGGCAACATGTGGAGATATTCCATTGCGACAGATGTACTTGGTGCCGTTATCAAAAAGGTAACTGGGATGTCACTACGAGAAGCTGTTCAAACGCTGGTTACTCATCCACTCCACATGACCGACACTGACTTTGTTGCGGTGGATTTGGATCGATTAACAGCCGCATACGCTAACGGTTCTGAAGAACCGCGTCTCCTTCATCAGGAGTTGGAGCAGATTCCTTTTATTGAGGGTACTGCTGGCTTCCGACTGTCACCCAATCGTGCGAATCGTACTTCTGCTTACTTATCGGGCGGAGCGGGTATGGTTGGAAGTACCGGAGATTTTCTTACTTTACTTGAAGCCTTGCGACAAGGAGGACAGCCTCTCCTTACAGAAGCCGTTGCGGCTGAGATGTCTACCAATCAAATCGGTGATCTCGTGATGCCATACTGGCCAGGCAGAGGGTTTGGCCTTGGTTTTACCGTACTTAAAGATCCTGTCGCAGCCGGTACACCGGAATCCCCGGGTACGTGGCGGATGGGTGGAACTTACGGTCATTCCTGGTTTGTTGATCCAAAAGAAGAACTTAGTGTTGCAGCATTCACCAACACGGCACTTGAAGGGATGTCGGGCCAGTATACCACCGATATCTGTGGTGCAATCTACGCAGGCATTCGTGAAGGCAAAGAGGCTGCAAGGATATAA
- a CDS encoding alpha/beta hydrolase has protein sequence MKKRLSKILSLSITAALLVPTMASAADMQETAAPTPIQAVVDQGATGTMDNTGQNALANTPVVPAPPGFDGYRNNIPHGNTNLISYYSTTVGNTRKATVYTPPGYSPNKKYNVLYLLHGIGGDEYEWVNAMKPKNILDNLYSEGKLSQMIVVMPNGRAMKDDRPVGDIFAPDKVAAFERFEQDLIKDLIPHIEANYPVYKDKNSRALAGLSMGGGQSLNFGLKNLNTFAWVGAFSAAPNTQSVSQLVSNPGQVASQLKLLWISCGSSDGLLWVSQNFKNGLSSMNIPHTFYLDVGGHEPSVWNSGLYQFSQRIFK, from the coding sequence ATGAAAAAACGTCTGTCCAAAATTCTGAGTCTCTCCATCACAGCAGCACTCCTTGTACCAACGATGGCGTCTGCAGCCGATATGCAGGAAACTGCGGCTCCAACCCCCATTCAGGCGGTTGTAGATCAGGGAGCGACCGGCACCATGGATAATACCGGGCAAAATGCTCTTGCTAATACTCCGGTAGTGCCGGCACCACCGGGTTTTGATGGCTATCGAAACAATATTCCGCACGGAAATACCAATCTGATATCCTATTACTCCACAACGGTAGGCAATACACGGAAAGCGACGGTGTATACACCGCCAGGATATTCTCCGAATAAAAAGTATAACGTCCTGTATCTCCTGCACGGCATCGGCGGAGATGAGTATGAGTGGGTTAATGCAATGAAACCAAAGAACATTCTGGACAACCTGTATTCTGAAGGTAAGCTGTCCCAGATGATCGTTGTTATGCCAAATGGCCGTGCCATGAAGGACGATCGTCCAGTCGGTGACATTTTTGCTCCGGACAAAGTAGCTGCGTTTGAACGGTTTGAGCAAGACCTGATCAAGGATCTGATTCCTCATATCGAGGCCAATTATCCGGTGTACAAAGACAAGAATAGTCGTGCGCTAGCCGGACTGTCCATGGGTGGTGGGCAGTCGCTTAACTTCGGATTGAAAAATCTGAATACCTTCGCTTGGGTAGGGGCCTTCTCGGCTGCACCGAATACGCAATCTGTATCGCAGCTGGTTTCCAACCCGGGACAAGTCGCTAGCCAACTCAAATTGCTCTGGATCTCCTGTGGATCGAGTGATGGTCTGTTATGGGTCAGCCAGAATTTCAAAAACGGCTTGAGCAGCATGAACATTCCGCATACCTTTTATCTGGATGTAGGTGGACACGAACCATCTGTCTGGAACAGCGGCCTGTATCAGTTCTCACAACGAATCTTCAAGTGA
- a CDS encoding MFS transporter, whose product MAIKTPLPKQRELPSISSKRLPWAGLLALAMAGFICILTESLPAGLLPQIAKDLGITEALTGQLVTLYAIGSLVAAIPLTAATRGWRRRPLLLVCISGFLVFNTVTALSSDYILTLAARFMAGVSAGVLWGMTAGYARRMVPDSLKGKAMAVAMVGTPVALALGVPIGSFLSSYVGWRLIFGMVSLLTVALIVWVLWKMPDFAGEPAGERLPLHKVFLIPGVRPILFVVLAWMLAHNILYTYISPYLAQTVFANRVDLILLIFGITSIVGIWLTGMLIDRFLRRLVIISLASFALASVVMGIATHQPVIIILGVMIWGLTFGGAATLLQTAIAQAGGKSTDVAQSMLVTAWNLAIGGGGIIGGILLEVFGAGYLSGVLFILLIPALLVAMRAYKYGFPK is encoded by the coding sequence ATGGCCATTAAAACACCCCTCCCAAAACAAAGGGAGCTGCCTTCCATATCTTCAAAACGCCTTCCGTGGGCTGGGCTTCTTGCATTAGCCATGGCGGGATTTATTTGCATCCTCACTGAAAGCTTGCCTGCGGGACTGCTGCCACAAATTGCAAAAGACTTGGGGATCACAGAAGCCCTCACAGGACAGTTGGTGACTCTTTATGCCATTGGATCACTTGTTGCTGCCATTCCCTTGACTGCTGCTACACGCGGATGGAGACGCCGACCTCTACTGTTAGTATGCATTAGTGGTTTTCTTGTCTTTAACACCGTTACCGCCTTATCTTCGGATTATATCCTGACACTTGCTGCTCGTTTCATGGCTGGAGTCTCTGCGGGTGTGTTATGGGGCATGACAGCTGGTTATGCTCGTCGAATGGTCCCGGATTCGTTAAAAGGTAAAGCCATGGCCGTGGCTATGGTCGGCACACCGGTAGCATTAGCCCTGGGTGTTCCAATCGGTAGTTTTCTCAGTTCTTATGTCGGCTGGCGCCTCATCTTCGGGATGGTATCTCTTCTGACCGTAGCTTTAATCGTATGGGTACTCTGGAAAATGCCGGATTTTGCCGGAGAGCCAGCTGGTGAACGTCTTCCGCTGCATAAGGTGTTTTTAATTCCGGGAGTTAGGCCTATTCTGTTTGTTGTTCTGGCCTGGATGCTTGCCCATAACATCCTATATACCTATATTTCTCCCTACCTTGCCCAGACCGTATTTGCTAACAGAGTCGACTTGATTTTGCTCATTTTCGGTATTACTTCCATTGTTGGAATATGGTTAACCGGAATGCTCATTGACCGATTTTTGAGGAGATTGGTTATCATTAGCTTGGCTTCATTCGCTCTGGCCTCTGTCGTGATGGGAATCGCTACTCATCAACCTGTGATTATTATCCTTGGCGTCATGATCTGGGGACTTACGTTTGGCGGGGCTGCGACACTGTTACAGACTGCCATCGCTCAAGCCGGAGGCAAAAGCACAGATGTCGCCCAATCGATGCTGGTTACAGCATGGAATCTGGCGATTGGCGGAGGAGGCATCATCGGGGGCATCCTTCTTGAAGTATTTGGAGCAGGATACCTTTCTGGGGTGCTGTTTATCTTGCTCATTCCTGCGTTGCTTGTAGCTATGCGTGCTTATAAATATGGATTTCCCAAGTAA
- a CDS encoding MFS transporter translates to MSTTGHTIQPQVSPSGKRGAFPLSLLCLTIGAFAIGMTEFIIMGLLPNVATDLNVSIPQAGQLITGYALGVAVGAPILTVFTHKIPQKKLLVLLMCIFIIGNALSVIAPTNGLLISARILTAFAHGTFLGVGSIMATRLVAPERRAGAVSVVLAGLTIANIIGVPFGTFIGQQLGWRSSFGAITILGIISLMGIIRFIPVIAQGPPANLGQQFRNLVRPQVLLVLLIGALGCGSLFTVFTYITPMLVDISGFAEQSVTWILVLFGFGVTLGNLVGGRLADWKLMPSLIVNFGILAVLLAVLTLTLENPYLAVLTIFFWGVAAFGIMPGLQIRIMNMTREAPLLATTSSHSAFNLGNAAGAYMGGYAITHTGLISVPLYAAVIAALGLLGLFISLFMGRKHHGPEVAQVAEAASAS, encoded by the coding sequence ATGAGCACGACTGGACACACAATACAACCACAGGTTTCACCGTCAGGTAAACGAGGGGCGTTTCCATTATCCCTGTTATGCCTGACGATAGGAGCTTTTGCGATTGGTATGACCGAGTTTATTATTATGGGCTTACTGCCCAATGTGGCAACAGACCTGAATGTAAGCATTCCACAGGCTGGACAACTCATTACGGGATATGCGCTTGGTGTAGCGGTAGGTGCGCCGATTTTGACCGTATTTACACACAAGATTCCACAGAAAAAACTGCTGGTGCTGCTGATGTGCATTTTCATTATCGGTAACGCATTGTCTGTCATTGCTCCCACCAATGGGTTGTTAATCTCGGCACGGATATTAACGGCATTTGCCCATGGTACCTTCCTCGGTGTAGGTTCAATCATGGCGACGCGGCTTGTTGCGCCCGAGAGAAGGGCAGGAGCGGTATCGGTTGTTCTCGCGGGGCTAACGATTGCGAACATCATTGGCGTTCCATTTGGTACATTTATCGGGCAACAGCTTGGGTGGAGATCATCCTTCGGAGCCATTACAATTCTGGGCATTATCTCATTAATGGGGATTATTCGTTTTATTCCGGTTATTGCGCAAGGACCGCCTGCAAACCTCGGTCAGCAATTCCGAAATCTGGTACGTCCACAAGTGTTGCTGGTTCTGCTTATTGGGGCGTTGGGGTGCGGAAGTTTGTTTACAGTCTTCACCTATATTACGCCGATGCTTGTAGATATTAGCGGCTTTGCGGAGCAAAGTGTGACCTGGATTCTGGTGTTGTTTGGCTTCGGTGTAACCTTGGGAAATTTGGTTGGCGGCCGTCTGGCAGACTGGAAGCTTATGCCTTCGTTAATCGTCAACTTTGGTATCCTTGCTGTTCTTCTGGCAGTGCTCACGCTGACGCTGGAGAATCCGTATCTGGCAGTGCTCACGATATTTTTCTGGGGGGTTGCCGCTTTTGGTATTATGCCGGGACTTCAGATTCGGATTATGAATATGACTCGTGAAGCACCGCTGCTTGCGACAACCTCAAGTCATTCGGCATTTAACCTGGGAAATGCCGCTGGTGCCTATATGGGTGGGTATGCAATTACGCATACGGGACTTATCTCAGTGCCTTTGTATGCCGCAGTAATTGCTGCACTGGGTTTGCTGGGCTTGTTCATCAGTCTGTTCATGGGGCGTAAACATCATGGGCCAGAGGTTGCCCAGGTTGCAGAGGCAGCGTCGGCAAGTTGA
- a CDS encoding FecCD family ABC transporter permease — MGKRESLIHSKSGFALLIAALIMITLISVGIAVSIGQVRIPLAESYRILLYKLTGFQWGTTPIEAGSFTDIIWQIRFPRVLMAMYIGAGLALCGAVMQAAVQNPLADPYILGISSGASLGATFAILIGFGAIGWLGQTGVAFWAFAGAIGASLLVLTLAGIRGKMTSVKLVLAGMVINALCSAFSNFIIYFANNAEGIKTVTFWTMGSLAASGWNKLPLVGIVVLVAILFFLLQSRVLNTMLLGDEAAVTLGINLSVYRRLYMLLTALVTGVMVASCGMIGFVGLIIPHIVRGLVGSDHRKVMPVSVLFGAIFLIWTDVIARSLISSVELPIGIITAMIGAPMFMYMLVKKGYGFGGN, encoded by the coding sequence ATGGGGAAAAGAGAGTCTCTGATTCATAGTAAATCCGGGTTTGCTTTACTGATTGCAGCTTTAATCATGATTACGCTTATATCCGTAGGTATTGCAGTTTCCATTGGACAGGTTCGTATTCCACTGGCGGAGTCATATCGTATTCTTTTATACAAATTAACGGGATTTCAGTGGGGGACAACACCCATTGAGGCAGGTTCCTTTACCGATATCATTTGGCAGATTCGTTTCCCGCGTGTGCTGATGGCGATGTATATCGGTGCAGGCTTGGCCTTGTGCGGTGCTGTTATGCAGGCTGCTGTGCAGAATCCGCTGGCTGATCCTTACATACTAGGTATATCCTCAGGCGCTTCACTTGGAGCAACCTTTGCAATTCTTATTGGATTCGGTGCGATTGGGTGGCTTGGTCAGACGGGGGTGGCTTTCTGGGCCTTTGCCGGTGCGATTGGTGCGTCCTTACTGGTCCTGACTTTGGCAGGGATTCGGGGGAAAATGACGTCGGTCAAGCTGGTGCTTGCCGGAATGGTGATTAACGCGTTATGCAGCGCTTTTTCGAACTTTATTATTTATTTTGCCAACAATGCTGAAGGCATCAAAACAGTGACGTTCTGGACCATGGGCAGCCTGGCGGCTTCCGGATGGAACAAGCTTCCACTCGTGGGTATCGTCGTGCTGGTGGCGATTCTATTTTTCCTTTTACAGTCCAGAGTTCTTAATACGATGTTATTGGGGGATGAAGCAGCGGTTACGCTGGGCATTAATCTGAGTGTGTATCGCAGACTGTACATGCTGTTAACCGCTTTGGTGACAGGCGTTATGGTGGCGAGCTGTGGCATGATTGGTTTTGTCGGACTCATTATTCCGCATATTGTCAGAGGACTCGTGGGTTCCGACCATCGTAAAGTGATGCCTGTATCCGTGCTGTTTGGAGCCATTTTCCTCATCTGGACGGATGTTATTGCACGATCCCTCATATCCAGCGTGGAGTTGCCAATCGGGATAATTACAGCCATGATTGGTGCGCCGATGTTTATGTATATGCTGGTCAAAAAAGGCTACGGTTTTGGAGGAAATTAA
- a CDS encoding Lrp/AsnC family transcriptional regulator → MDEIDQHILYHLENQARLSMTELGKLVGLSQPAVTERVKRMEEKGIIEEYRTVISPSKLGKQSTAYVLFRTRDCYPFLDFCRASPEVVECYRISGEYNYLLKILTDTIQRLEEFENKCDPYGTYMTLITMSSPIAHKNLVEGPNLLAQAE, encoded by the coding sequence ATGGACGAAATAGATCAGCATATTCTGTATCACTTGGAGAATCAGGCGAGATTATCCATGACCGAACTAGGCAAACTGGTGGGGTTATCTCAGCCCGCCGTTACTGAACGTGTCAAACGAATGGAAGAAAAGGGAATCATCGAGGAATATCGAACCGTTATCTCCCCTTCCAAATTGGGCAAGCAGAGCACGGCCTATGTTCTTTTTCGTACGCGGGATTGTTATCCTTTCCTGGATTTCTGTCGTGCGTCACCTGAAGTTGTGGAATGTTATCGGATAAGCGGGGAGTACAATTACTTGCTGAAAATTCTCACAGACACCATTCAGAGACTCGAAGAGTTTGAGAACAAGTGTGATCCGTACGGTACTTACATGACTTTAATCACCATGTCTTCTCCAATTGCGCATAAGAATCTCGTAGAAGGACCAAATCTGTTGGCGCAGGCAGAATAA
- the sigK gene encoding RNA polymerase sporulation sigma factor SigK, which yields MPGLFTAIALFIKELTLLVSYVKNNAFPQPLAEGDEAKHLRLMAEGNAHSRNLLIEHNLRLVAHIVKKFDNTGEDQEDLISIGTIGLIKAIESFQQGKGTKLATFAARCIENEILMHLRSLKKTRKDVSLHDPIGTDKEGNEITLIDILGTEADDVVDRVQLKIEKSKIYRNLDILDDREKEVVIGRFGLEAGGEERTQREIAKELGISRSYVSRIEKRALMKLYHEFYKQK from the coding sequence GTGCCCGGATTGTTTACCGCAATTGCTCTATTCATTAAAGAGTTAACGTTACTCGTCTCGTATGTCAAAAATAATGCGTTCCCCCAGCCACTGGCTGAGGGTGATGAAGCCAAACATTTGCGCCTTATGGCTGAAGGCAATGCCCACTCTCGCAATCTGCTCATTGAACACAATCTGCGCCTCGTCGCGCATATCGTCAAGAAGTTCGACAATACGGGTGAAGATCAGGAAGACCTGATTTCCATCGGAACCATTGGTTTGATCAAAGCGATCGAAAGTTTTCAACAAGGCAAAGGCACGAAGCTTGCCACATTTGCGGCGAGATGTATTGAAAACGAGATACTTATGCATCTGCGTTCCCTGAAGAAAACACGCAAAGACGTATCCCTGCACGACCCTATCGGTACGGACAAAGAAGGCAATGAAATTACATTAATCGACATCCTTGGCACAGAAGCTGATGATGTTGTAGATCGGGTACAGCTCAAGATTGAAAAAAGCAAAATTTATCGCAATCTAGATATCCTGGATGACCGGGAGAAGGAAGTTGTAATCGGTCGATTTGGCCTGGAAGCAGGCGGGGAGGAACGAACTCAACGCGAAATTGCGAAGGAACTGGGCATCTCACGTTCTTATGTATCACGGATTGAGAAGCGAGCGTTAATGAAGCTGTACCACGAGTTTTATAAGCAAAAGTAG
- a CDS encoding ADP-ribosylglycohydrolase family protein → MLQKDRFNGCFIGLAAGDALGTTVEFSSPGTFEPVTDIVGGGVFGLEAGQWTDDTSMALCLAESLVRNENFDPADQMRRYTNWYKVGYMSSTGDCFDIGGATRSALERFEITGEAYSGSIDPMTAGNGSIMRLAPVVMAYANQPNEAVRYAGLSSRTTHAAMESVEACEVLAGIIVAGLRGADKNVMLMPETYRQWREEVSFSPAIEEVVRGSYQRKEPPEIKGSGYVVRSLEAALWAFHKSSSFEEGALLAVNLGDDADTTGAVYGQIAGAYYGLSGIPAHWRDKLAMRETFEQLTDALWLKATENR, encoded by the coding sequence ATGCTGCAAAAGGACCGTTTCAATGGCTGCTTCATCGGGCTTGCAGCGGGTGATGCGTTGGGAACCACCGTGGAATTCAGTAGCCCGGGCACATTTGAACCGGTAACGGATATCGTGGGTGGCGGCGTATTCGGGCTGGAGGCAGGGCAGTGGACAGATGATACATCCATGGCTCTGTGTCTGGCAGAAAGTCTGGTACGCAATGAGAACTTTGATCCTGCGGATCAGATGCGCAGATACACCAATTGGTACAAGGTCGGGTATATGAGCAGCACAGGCGATTGCTTTGATATCGGCGGGGCCACAAGAAGTGCCTTGGAGAGGTTTGAGATAACTGGAGAAGCCTACAGCGGATCAATTGACCCGATGACGGCGGGCAATGGCTCTATCATGAGGCTTGCACCTGTCGTGATGGCTTATGCTAATCAACCAAACGAGGCGGTCCGTTATGCCGGGCTGAGCTCCCGGACAACACATGCTGCAATGGAAAGTGTGGAAGCATGTGAAGTGCTAGCCGGCATAATTGTTGCCGGTCTGCGCGGAGCGGACAAAAACGTCATGCTGATGCCGGAGACATACCGACAGTGGAGGGAAGAGGTTTCTTTTTCACCCGCTATTGAAGAGGTTGTTAGGGGTTCCTATCAGAGGAAAGAACCGCCTGAAATTAAGGGCAGTGGTTATGTGGTTCGTTCACTCGAGGCAGCACTATGGGCGTTCCATAAGTCATCAAGCTTTGAAGAAGGCGCGTTGTTAGCTGTTAATCTGGGTGATGATGCGGACACTACGGGCGCGGTGTACGGACAGATCGCAGGTGCTTATTATGGACTGAGTGGTATTCCGGCACACTGGCGGGACAAGCTGGCCATGCGTGAAACGTTCGAACAACTAACAGATGCCTTGTGGTTGAAGGCGACAGAAAATCGTTGA
- a CDS encoding amino acid permease — translation MQQETLTRGLKNRHVQLMAIGGAIGTGLFLGAGKTIQLTGPSILLAYIITGVVLFLIMRALGELLLSNLQYHSFVDFVRDYLGNMAAFITGWTYWFCWISIAMADITAVGLYTQFWFPNVPQWMPGLIALVLLLIMNLATVKLFGEMEFWFALIKVVAILALIIVGLYMIFKGFTTDQGPASFTNLWSHGGWFPNGLHGFIISFQMVVFAFVGMELVGLTAGETENPEKVIPRAINQIPIRILLFYVGALLIIMSIYPWNAIVPTESPFVQVFAAVGIAAAAGIVNFVVLTSAASACNSAIFSTSRMVFSMAKDHNAPESFARLNNRKVPSNALFFSTIVILIAIVLNYIMPEGVFTLITSVSTVCFIFVWGIMVICHLKYRRTQPELASRSRFKLPLYPFSNYLILAFLAFVLVVLALAEDTRVALFVTPVWFILVAGIYLLKKKNLSNNRQ, via the coding sequence ATGCAGCAAGAAACGTTAACAAGGGGATTAAAGAACAGGCATGTGCAGTTGATGGCGATCGGAGGTGCGATCGGTACAGGTCTGTTTCTTGGAGCAGGCAAAACGATCCAACTGACAGGGCCGTCCATCTTGCTGGCCTACATTATTACGGGTGTTGTGTTGTTCCTGATCATGCGTGCATTGGGGGAGCTGCTGTTAAGCAACTTGCAGTATCATTCCTTTGTCGATTTTGTGCGTGATTACCTGGGCAATATGGCGGCATTTATTACAGGCTGGACCTATTGGTTCTGCTGGATCTCCATTGCCATGGCTGATATTACGGCCGTTGGATTGTATACACAGTTTTGGTTTCCAAATGTACCTCAATGGATGCCAGGGTTAATTGCGTTAGTCCTTTTGCTAATCATGAACTTGGCAACGGTCAAGTTGTTTGGGGAAATGGAATTCTGGTTTGCACTGATTAAAGTCGTGGCTATTCTGGCACTCATTATTGTTGGTTTATATATGATATTCAAAGGTTTTACTACGGATCAGGGTCCAGCAAGCTTCACCAATCTGTGGAGTCATGGGGGATGGTTCCCGAATGGACTGCATGGATTCATCATATCGTTCCAGATGGTGGTGTTCGCCTTTGTAGGCATGGAACTGGTGGGACTCACAGCAGGGGAAACGGAGAACCCGGAGAAGGTTATTCCAAGAGCAATTAACCAGATTCCGATCCGGATACTGCTCTTCTATGTTGGCGCACTGCTGATTATTATGAGTATTTACCCGTGGAACGCCATTGTGCCTACTGAAAGTCCGTTTGTACAAGTGTTTGCCGCTGTGGGTATTGCGGCTGCTGCAGGCATTGTGAACTTCGTGGTACTGACGTCCGCAGCGTCAGCGTGTAACAGTGCCATTTTCAGTACAAGCCGTATGGTGTTCTCCATGGCAAAGGATCACAACGCACCCGAGTCGTTTGCACGACTGAATAACAGGAAGGTTCCTTCCAACGCGCTGTTTTTCTCCACGATTGTTATTCTGATCGCGATTGTGCTGAACTATATCATGCCAGAGGGCGTATTTACGCTGATCACGAGCGTGTCGACCGTGTGTTTCATCTTTGTATGGGGCATCATGGTGATCTGTCATTTGAAATACCGCCGTACTCAGCCGGAACTGGCGAGTCGCAGCCGCTTCAAACTTCCACTATATCCGTTTTCGAACTATTTAATTTTGGCTTTTCTGGCATTTGTGCTGGTGGTATTGGCATTGGCCGAAGATACGCGTGTGGCACTGTTTGTCACGCCAGTGTGGTTTATTCTTGTTGCGGGGATCTACCTTCTCAAAAAGAAAAATTTGAGTAATAACAGACAGTAG
- a CDS encoding ABC transporter substrate-binding protein, protein MKFTSRTIGIAALSLLLLLLAACSNASTSSPAEETTSTTNTTETSAPAENTNKTTYPLTIENFTISGEGGEWKPKVQVFDKAPERVVANTQSAAEMLIKLGLTDKMVGVAALYGSVTPDVADDFAQIPVLSKDYVGKELVVGASPDLVLGRGDLFADADWGVGTVDGLNDMNIRTFLQTTNHKGSLDSLYSDISQLGQIFDVQENAATFTESLKTRVAAIKASVADQPDHTFAYIVPATEDTITVSSMQNDTYQLDALGLLKLKNTFDGVQGEVSVEQLITANPDYLLLSAYAGSPDIDKLIQNLYANPALQSMNAIKNKQIYVTDFSQFWGYGYQILDGVEKMGQEMKANPIK, encoded by the coding sequence ATGAAATTCACATCCAGAACCATTGGCATCGCTGCTCTAAGTCTCCTGTTACTGCTGCTTGCAGCCTGTTCGAACGCTTCAACTTCTTCCCCTGCCGAAGAAACAACTTCAACTACTAACACGACAGAAACTTCAGCTCCTGCTGAGAATACAAATAAAACGACGTACCCACTCACCATTGAGAATTTCACGATCTCGGGTGAGGGCGGCGAGTGGAAACCCAAAGTGCAAGTATTCGATAAAGCACCTGAACGTGTTGTTGCGAATACCCAGTCTGCGGCTGAGATGCTCATCAAATTAGGTCTGACCGATAAAATGGTCGGTGTTGCTGCTCTATACGGTTCCGTTACACCGGATGTGGCTGATGATTTCGCCCAAATTCCGGTATTGTCCAAGGATTATGTAGGTAAAGAGCTGGTTGTGGGTGCAAGCCCGGATCTGGTACTCGGACGGGGCGACCTGTTCGCTGATGCAGACTGGGGCGTGGGTACCGTCGATGGATTGAATGACATGAATATCCGTACGTTCCTGCAAACGACAAATCACAAAGGCTCACTTGATAGCCTGTATAGCGATATTTCACAACTTGGGCAGATCTTCGATGTTCAAGAAAATGCCGCAACTTTCACGGAAAGTCTGAAGACTCGTGTTGCAGCCATTAAGGCAAGTGTAGCCGATCAGCCTGATCATACTTTTGCTTATATCGTACCCGCTACAGAAGACACCATTACAGTAAGCAGCATGCAGAACGATACGTATCAGCTTGATGCACTTGGCCTGTTGAAGCTGAAAAATACGTTTGATGGTGTGCAAGGTGAGGTAAGTGTTGAGCAACTGATCACAGCGAACCCGGACTACCTGCTCTTGTCCGCGTATGCCGGTTCACCGGATATCGACAAGCTTATTCAGAATCTATATGCCAATCCTGCCCTGCAAAGTATGAACGCAATCAAAAACAAACAGATCTATGTCACAGATTTTAGCCAGTTCTGGGGTTATGGATATCAAATTCTGGATGGTGTTGAGAAAATGGGACAGGAAATGAAAGCTAATCCAATCAAGTAA